In Micromonospora sp. LH3U1, one genomic interval encodes:
- a CDS encoding ROK family protein yields the protein MRPGPSQDDVRRQNLGALLRHVHVHGATTRAELTTTLGLNRSTIGALTADLSAVGLVSEGAPKETGRAGRPSLVVRPESARVYAYAYSVEVDRLRAARIGLGGAVLDRRDLDRPRGLLAAEAAPLLAGAVKEMQQMVPPDAICVGAGVAVCGMVRRDDGLVRLGPTTGWVDEPIGAALGAELGIDVPVTVGNVADVAAFAEHTRGVAANCDNVLYLYGDVGVGAGIIAGGRRLTGHGGYGGEVGHMKVVRDGRPCECGSRGCWETEIGEHGLLRAAGRSDARGRDALLAVFDAADRGDARAQTAVRQAGDWLGFGVANLVNVFNPEMVIFGGTMRDLYLASAAQVRSRLNSNALGACLEHVRLRTPKLGEDAPLVGAAELAFERLLADPLDVG from the coding sequence ATGCGCCCAGGACCGAGCCAGGACGACGTCCGGCGGCAGAACCTCGGGGCTCTGCTGAGGCATGTGCACGTCCACGGGGCGACCACGCGCGCCGAACTGACCACCACGCTGGGTCTCAACCGCAGCACCATCGGTGCGCTCACCGCCGACCTGTCCGCGGTGGGGCTGGTCAGCGAAGGCGCACCGAAGGAGACCGGCCGGGCCGGGCGACCGTCACTGGTCGTCCGGCCCGAGTCGGCCCGGGTCTACGCGTACGCGTACTCGGTGGAGGTGGACCGGCTGCGCGCCGCCCGGATCGGGCTGGGCGGGGCGGTCCTGGACCGCCGGGATCTGGACCGACCGCGCGGACTGCTGGCCGCGGAGGCAGCGCCACTGTTGGCCGGCGCGGTCAAGGAGATGCAGCAGATGGTGCCGCCCGACGCGATCTGCGTCGGTGCCGGCGTCGCGGTCTGCGGCATGGTCCGCCGCGACGACGGCCTGGTCCGGCTCGGCCCGACCACCGGCTGGGTGGATGAGCCGATCGGCGCGGCACTCGGCGCCGAGTTGGGCATCGACGTGCCGGTCACGGTGGGCAACGTGGCCGACGTGGCCGCGTTCGCCGAGCACACACGGGGTGTGGCGGCGAACTGCGACAACGTCCTCTACCTGTACGGCGACGTCGGCGTCGGTGCCGGCATCATCGCCGGTGGGCGCCGGCTGACCGGGCACGGTGGGTACGGCGGCGAGGTCGGCCACATGAAGGTGGTCCGCGACGGCAGGCCCTGTGAGTGCGGCTCCCGGGGCTGCTGGGAGACCGAGATCGGCGAGCACGGTCTGCTCCGGGCTGCCGGACGCTCCGACGCCCGGGGCCGCGACGCGCTGCTGGCAGTCTTCGATGCCGCCGACCGGGGTGACGCGCGGGCCCAGACGGCCGTCCGCCAGGCCGGCGACTGGCTCGGCTTCGGGGTGGCCAACCTGGTGAACGTCTTCAACCCTGAGATGGTCATCTTCGGCGGCACCATGCGCGACCTCTATCTCGCTTCGGCGGCCCAGGTCCGCAGCCGGCTCAACTCCAACGCGCTCGGTGCCTGCCTGGAACACGTCCGACTGCGTACGCCGAAACTGGGCGAGGACGCACCTCTGGTCGGGGCCGCCGAGTTGGCCTTCGAACGACTCCTCGCCGACCCCCTCGACGTGGGCTGA
- a CDS encoding DUF1707 SHOCT-like domain-containing protein, translating to MDVELRASDDDRNRVVAELHRHTAAGRLTLDEFSDRAGAVWTARTLGDLAALTRDLPTLPDQAVGSGPVEHGRRELLMLFAAAALTLLLLGGFLAVTRTL from the coding sequence GTGGATGTCGAGCTGCGCGCCTCCGACGACGACCGCAACCGGGTGGTCGCCGAGCTGCACCGGCACACAGCGGCGGGCCGGCTGACCCTGGACGAGTTCTCCGATCGGGCGGGTGCAGTGTGGACAGCGCGCACCCTCGGTGACCTGGCCGCGCTGACCCGCGACCTTCCGACCCTGCCCGACCAGGCCGTCGGCAGTGGCCCCGTCGAGCACGGGCGTCGAGAGCTGCTGATGCTTTTCGCCGCCGCCGCGCTCACCCTGCTGCTGCTCGGCGGCTTTCTCGCCGTCACCCGCACCCTTTGA
- a CDS encoding DUF4142 domain-containing protein: protein MAPLRSARRWLGNRTHRAAMLLIAIVAAVGVLPGVAVAAPAGGGQQLNAADMTLLNGVRLAGLWEMPAGQMAAEKGQSAKVREIGAGIATEHQKLDQLVVDAANKLGASIPSEPTAEQKGWLAEMQKASGARFDQIFVTRLRVAHGKIFPVIGAVRASTRDATVRKLCDDANGFVMHHMQMLESTGLVRWPELPPAALPAPGDDGLLAAAAANAGPQVGVSSTVVWLVFLAALGTGGIATYRMLRRN, encoded by the coding sequence ATGGCACCGCTCAGATCCGCCCGTCGCTGGCTGGGCAACCGGACCCACCGGGCGGCGATGCTGCTCATCGCAATCGTCGCGGCGGTCGGTGTCCTGCCCGGCGTGGCCGTCGCCGCGCCCGCTGGCGGTGGCCAGCAGCTCAACGCCGCCGACATGACGCTGCTCAACGGGGTGCGCCTGGCCGGGCTGTGGGAGATGCCGGCCGGTCAGATGGCCGCCGAGAAGGGGCAGTCGGCCAAGGTCCGGGAGATCGGCGCCGGCATCGCCACCGAGCACCAGAAGCTCGACCAGCTCGTCGTGGACGCGGCCAACAAGCTGGGCGCGAGCATCCCCAGCGAGCCGACCGCCGAGCAGAAGGGCTGGCTGGCGGAGATGCAGAAGGCCTCCGGCGCCCGGTTCGACCAGATCTTCGTCACCCGGCTCCGGGTGGCCCACGGCAAGATCTTCCCGGTGATCGGCGCGGTGCGGGCCAGCACCCGGGACGCCACCGTCCGCAAGCTCTGCGACGACGCCAACGGCTTCGTCATGCACCACATGCAGATGCTGGAGAGCACCGGGTTGGTCCGCTGGCCGGAGCTGCCGCCGGCCGCGCTGCCCGCCCCCGGTGACGACGGGCTGCTGGCCGCCGCCGCTGCCAACGCCGGCCCGCAGGTCGGAGTCAGCAGCACCGTCGTCTGGTTGGTCTTCCTCGCCGCGCTGGGCACCGGCGGAATCGCCACCTACCGGATGCTGCGCCGCAACTGA
- the tsaD gene encoding tRNA (adenosine(37)-N6)-threonylcarbamoyltransferase complex transferase subunit TsaD → MADEPLILGIETSCDETGVGIVRGHTLLADALASSVEEHARFGGVVPEVASRAHLEAIVPTMDRALTEAGVTLADIDAIAVTAGPGLAGALLVGVAAAKGYALAAEKPVYGVNHLAAHVAVDTLEHGPLPEPAIALLVSGGHSSLLLVDDLARGVTPLGATIDDAAGEAFDKVARLLGLPFPGGPPIDREARAGDSAAIAFPRGLTAAKDLAAHRYDFSFSGLKTAVARWVEARQRAGEPVPVADVAASFQEAVCDVLTSKAIAACRANGIDTLVIGGGVAANSRLRVLAEQRAQKYGIQVRVPRPKLCTDNGAMVAALGSHLVAAGVAPSRLDLPADSALPLTTVSV, encoded by the coding sequence ATGGCTGACGAACCGCTGATCCTGGGTATCGAGACCTCCTGCGACGAGACCGGCGTCGGCATCGTGCGGGGGCACACCCTGCTGGCCGACGCGCTCGCCTCCAGTGTCGAGGAGCACGCCCGGTTCGGGGGTGTGGTGCCCGAGGTGGCCAGCCGGGCACACCTGGAGGCCATCGTGCCGACCATGGACCGGGCACTGACCGAGGCCGGCGTCACGCTGGCCGACATCGACGCGATCGCGGTCACCGCTGGGCCTGGTCTGGCCGGCGCGCTGCTGGTCGGCGTCGCCGCCGCGAAGGGGTACGCGCTCGCCGCCGAGAAGCCGGTGTACGGCGTCAATCACCTTGCCGCCCACGTCGCGGTGGACACGCTTGAGCATGGGCCTCTGCCCGAACCCGCCATCGCGCTCCTGGTGTCCGGCGGCCACTCGTCGCTCCTGCTCGTCGATGACCTCGCCCGGGGTGTCACCCCGCTGGGCGCCACCATCGACGACGCGGCCGGCGAGGCGTTCGACAAGGTCGCCCGGCTGCTCGGGCTGCCGTTTCCGGGCGGCCCGCCCATCGACCGGGAGGCCCGGGCCGGCGACTCTGCGGCGATTGCCTTTCCACGCGGTCTGACCGCCGCGAAGGATCTCGCCGCCCACCGGTACGACTTCTCGTTCTCCGGGCTGAAGACGGCGGTGGCCCGGTGGGTCGAGGCGCGTCAACGTGCCGGTGAGCCGGTGCCGGTGGCCGACGTGGCCGCGTCCTTCCAGGAGGCGGTCTGTGATGTCCTGACCAGCAAGGCGATCGCTGCCTGCCGCGCGAACGGGATCGACACCCTGGTGATCGGCGGGGGAGTGGCGGCGAACTCGCGGCTGCGGGTGCTGGCCGAGCAGCGGGCCCAGAAGTACGGCATCCAGGTCCGGGTGCCCCGGCCGAAGCTGTGCACCGACAACGGTGCCATGGTGGCCGCGCTCGGGTCGCACCTGGTCGCCGCGGGGGTCGCGCCGAGCCGACTGGACCTGCCGGCCGACTCCGCACTGCCGTTGACCACGGTCAGCGTGTGA
- the rimI gene encoding ribosomal protein S18-alanine N-acetyltransferase has protein sequence MTAVRLDPFRWWHIDDVLLIEADLFGAEQWSPGMFWNELANGHHYRVAVDADGSVLGYAGLAGAPPDEVWVQNIAVRRDAQRRGVGRALLENLLAEAARRAARSTLLEVAVDNAAAQRLYATYGFEPIGVRRGYYQPSNTDALVMRRDAEPTGDGPHDHG, from the coding sequence GTGACGGCGGTACGGCTCGACCCGTTCCGCTGGTGGCACATCGACGACGTGCTGCTGATCGAGGCGGACCTCTTCGGCGCCGAGCAGTGGTCGCCGGGCATGTTCTGGAACGAGTTGGCCAACGGGCACCACTACCGGGTCGCCGTGGACGCGGACGGTTCGGTGCTCGGTTACGCCGGGCTCGCCGGTGCTCCGCCGGACGAGGTGTGGGTGCAGAACATCGCCGTCCGCCGGGACGCCCAGCGGCGCGGCGTAGGCCGTGCCCTGCTGGAGAATCTGCTCGCCGAGGCGGCCCGACGCGCCGCCCGCAGCACCCTGCTGGAGGTCGCCGTGGACAACGCCGCCGCTCAGCGGCTCTACGCGACGTACGGTTTCGAGCCGATCGGGGTGCGGCGCGGCTACTACCAACCAAGCAACACCGACGCGCTGGTGATGCGGCGCGACGCCGAGCCGACCGGGGACGGACCACACGACCATGGCTGA
- the tsaB gene encoding tRNA (adenosine(37)-N6)-threonylcarbamoyltransferase complex dimerization subunit type 1 TsaB → MLVLVVDSSTPAVTAALVEVSANDVVSRAHRCTVDARAHGELLAPQVDAVLADADARPRDLTAIVAGLGPGPFTGLRVGLVTAATMGQVLGIPTYGVCSLDAIGYPAASGEPVLAASDARRKELYWAVYDGAGQRIVGPEVSTPVVAAARARELGVTIAVGDGAHRYAETLDLPVRVEPRYPDATVLALLAAERIRAGTSSERLTPLYLRRPDAVAAISRKPVLP, encoded by the coding sequence GTGCTCGTACTCGTGGTGGACAGCTCGACCCCTGCGGTGACCGCAGCGCTGGTGGAGGTCTCGGCAAACGACGTGGTGTCCCGGGCGCACCGGTGCACGGTCGACGCCCGCGCGCATGGCGAACTCCTCGCGCCCCAGGTGGATGCGGTCCTCGCCGACGCCGACGCGCGCCCGCGTGACCTGACCGCCATCGTCGCCGGGCTCGGCCCGGGGCCGTTCACCGGGCTGCGGGTCGGCCTGGTCACCGCCGCGACGATGGGCCAGGTGCTCGGCATCCCCACGTACGGTGTCTGCTCGCTGGATGCCATCGGCTACCCGGCGGCGTCCGGCGAGCCGGTGCTGGCCGCCAGCGACGCCCGGCGCAAGGAGCTCTACTGGGCCGTCTATGACGGCGCCGGCCAGCGGATCGTCGGGCCGGAGGTGTCCACGCCGGTGGTGGCCGCGGCGCGAGCCCGGGAGTTGGGCGTGACGATCGCGGTCGGCGACGGGGCGCACCGGTACGCCGAGACCCTGGATCTGCCCGTGCGGGTCGAACCGCGATACCCGGATGCCACCGTGCTGGCGCTGCTCGCCGCCGAGCGGATCCGGGCGGGCACGTCCAGTGAGCGGCTCACCCCCCTCTACCTGCGCCGCCCGGACGCGGTGGCGGCGATCAGCCGCAAACCGGTCCTTCCGTGA
- the ung gene encoding uracil-DNA glycosylase — MSDDVPTLDLPALLPQDWRTVLTPHLDPSRTAELAAFVAGEYASRTVFPPVEDLFSAYRLCAPADCRVLILGQDPYHKAGQAHGLSFSVQEGVTVPPSLRNVFKELSEDLGVPKPRGGNLGGWAAQGVLLLNSVLTVREATPGSHANRGWEEFTDATIRALDARETRVVFLLWGGYARKKAALVTNPQHVVLEAGHPSPMNPRGFLGSRPFSAANKALADAGLPTIEWERTAG, encoded by the coding sequence ATGTCCGACGACGTCCCCACCCTGGACCTGCCGGCGCTGCTGCCGCAGGACTGGCGCACCGTGCTCACCCCGCACCTCGACCCGTCCCGCACCGCGGAGCTGGCCGCGTTCGTCGCGGGGGAATACGCCAGCCGCACCGTCTTCCCGCCGGTCGAGGACCTCTTCTCGGCCTACCGACTCTGCGCGCCGGCCGACTGCCGGGTTCTCATCCTCGGGCAGGACCCTTACCACAAGGCGGGGCAGGCGCACGGGCTCAGCTTCAGCGTGCAGGAGGGCGTGACCGTGCCGCCGTCGCTGCGCAACGTCTTCAAGGAACTAAGCGAGGATCTCGGCGTGCCGAAGCCGCGTGGCGGCAACCTCGGTGGCTGGGCGGCGCAGGGCGTGCTGTTGCTCAACTCCGTCCTCACTGTCCGTGAGGCCACGCCCGGCTCGCACGCCAACCGCGGCTGGGAGGAGTTCACCGACGCCACCATCCGGGCGCTCGACGCGCGGGAAACCCGGGTGGTCTTCCTGCTCTGGGGTGGCTACGCGCGCAAGAAGGCCGCCCTGGTCACCAACCCGCAGCACGTGGTTCTGGAGGCCGGGCATCCCAGCCCGATGAATCCGCGCGGCTTCCTGGGCAGCCGCCCGTTCAGCGCCGCCAACAAGGCGCTCGCCGACGCCGGTCTGCCCACCATCGAGTGGGAACGCACCGCCGGCTGA
- a CDS encoding lipase family protein has translation MSHRNPRPRFTLHTTQSTISPRRRQASASMRVLVIAAAAAVCLGVPGAPAAASDGSAPVVSRGVTIPAFYNPPAQLPAANGTLIRSEPMPLGLSIPGLDGRPMPGTATRLMYRSTDSNGLAVGVTGAYIEPSAAWRGSGPRPLVAVASGTMGQGDQCAPSLALQYPLTLSGDTVSVGYEALAIYRLLSTGAAVVVTDYVGLGGTDRVHTYVNRLDQGHALLDAARAARAVPGASVTRESRVGLYGYSQGGGASAAAAELQPTYAPEVPLAGSYVGAPPANLNSVLKGIDGSALAGALGWSMNGFAQSDPALRDVVEANINSTGRAALKDMSTMCVGDVLFSYGFTKSTRWTTSGKSLGDVIATSPPAQAALDRQRIGTLKPAGPVRLATGIQDDIVPHQQARQLAVDWCRKGANITYEAISLPNLGDKILTNHLVPLITDQGDAVSWMADRLTGRTAYSNCWTMPLQP, from the coding sequence GTGAGCCACAGGAACCCCCGTCCCCGTTTCACTCTCCACACCACGCAGTCGACGATCTCCCCCCGCCGTCGGCAGGCATCGGCCAGCATGCGCGTGCTGGTCATCGCGGCGGCAGCGGCAGTCTGCCTGGGCGTGCCCGGTGCACCGGCCGCCGCCTCCGACGGGTCGGCACCCGTCGTCTCCCGCGGTGTCACCATCCCCGCCTTCTACAACCCGCCGGCTCAACTGCCCGCCGCCAACGGCACGTTGATCCGCAGCGAGCCCATGCCTCTAGGCCTGAGCATTCCCGGGCTCGACGGTCGCCCGATGCCGGGCACGGCCACCCGCCTGATGTACCGGTCCACCGACTCCAACGGCCTGGCTGTCGGGGTGACCGGCGCCTACATCGAACCGTCGGCGGCGTGGCGGGGCAGCGGCCCACGCCCGCTGGTGGCCGTCGCCTCCGGCACCATGGGCCAGGGCGACCAGTGCGCGCCCTCGCTGGCGTTGCAGTACCCGTTGACCCTGAGCGGCGATACCGTGTCGGTCGGCTACGAGGCCCTGGCCATCTACCGCCTCCTCTCCACCGGCGCGGCGGTCGTCGTCACCGACTACGTCGGCCTGGGTGGCACCGACCGGGTGCACACCTACGTCAACCGCCTCGACCAGGGGCACGCCCTGCTGGACGCGGCCCGCGCCGCGCGCGCCGTGCCGGGCGCATCGGTCACCCGGGAATCCCGCGTCGGCCTGTACGGCTACAGCCAGGGCGGCGGCGCCAGCGCCGCGGCCGCGGAACTTCAGCCCACCTACGCACCAGAGGTGCCACTGGCCGGCAGCTACGTCGGCGCGCCGCCCGCCAACCTGAACTCGGTGCTCAAGGGCATCGACGGCAGCGCCCTGGCAGGTGCGCTGGGCTGGTCGATGAATGGCTTCGCCCAGTCCGACCCGGCCCTGCGGGACGTCGTCGAGGCGAACATCAACAGCACCGGCCGGGCGGCGCTGAAGGACATGTCGACCATGTGTGTCGGCGACGTGCTCTTCAGTTACGGCTTCACGAAGAGCACCCGCTGGACCACCAGCGGCAAATCCCTCGGCGACGTCATCGCGACCTCACCTCCGGCGCAGGCTGCGCTCGACCGGCAGCGCATCGGCACGCTCAAGCCCGCCGGCCCGGTACGCCTGGCGACCGGCATCCAGGACGACATCGTTCCCCACCAGCAGGCCCGCCAGCTTGCCGTGGACTGGTGCCGCAAGGGTGCCAACATCACGTACGAGGCCATCAGCCTGCCGAACCTCGGGGACAAGATCCTCACCAACCACCTGGTTCCGCTCATCACCGATCAGGGCGACGCGGTGTCCTGGATGGCCGACCGCCTCACGGGCCGGACCGCCTACTCCAACTGCTGGACCATGCCCCTTCAGCCCTAG
- the tsaE gene encoding tRNA (adenosine(37)-N6)-threonylcarbamoyltransferase complex ATPase subunit type 1 TsaE: MSHVVKLPTIEDTREFGRRLAGLLRAGDLVLLTGPLGAGKTALTQGVGAGLGVLGDITSPTFVIARVHRPDPARGGRVALVHADAYRLGDAVDPRAEIDDLDLDASVDESVTVVEWGEGLVEQLVDAHLRVRIDRRDDDTRIVELDPIGGDWARRLAALRPSP; this comes from the coding sequence GTGAGTCACGTCGTCAAGCTGCCGACCATCGAGGACACTCGGGAGTTCGGCCGCCGCCTGGCCGGGCTGCTGCGAGCCGGCGACCTGGTGCTGCTGACCGGTCCGCTGGGCGCCGGCAAGACCGCGCTCACCCAGGGCGTCGGCGCCGGGCTCGGTGTCCTCGGGGACATCACCTCGCCGACGTTCGTGATCGCCCGGGTGCACCGCCCCGATCCGGCCCGGGGCGGCCGGGTGGCACTGGTGCACGCCGACGCGTACCGGTTGGGCGACGCCGTCGATCCCCGTGCCGAGATCGACGACCTGGACCTCGACGCATCCGTGGACGAGTCGGTGACCGTGGTGGAGTGGGGCGAGGGCCTGGTGGAGCAGTTGGTGGACGCGCACCTGCGGGTCCGCATCGACCGCCGCGACGACGACACCCGCATCGTCGAGCTGGACCCGATCGGTGGCGACTGGGCCCGGCGGCTGGCGGCCCTGCGCCCCTCGCCATGA
- a CDS encoding alpha/beta fold hydrolase, whose product MSYRIPRPRTAVGRVAGIVGAAVGVAAAGLAAGVATERTLVRRLKADPADRYAHEEFGEQRYDEVFRLELPDGTDIHVEVVEPTRPVPGHPTVVLVHGFCLDMGTFHFQRQMLAARGDYRVVAYDQPGHGRSGRLESGEYDLAVLGRTLRQVIDRTAPDGPLVLVGHSMGGMTIMAFAELFPELFGDRVVGTVLMATSGGLIAETKLVAPALLGRVGGPVLYMVSNATRYGGPVIEKARKSTSNVAWLLTRKYGFGTRKPSPTLVSYVETMNSRTSADTVTRYLRTLATHSRFPALAALAATPVLVVVGDKDMITPVTHSEEIVRRLPHAEFVKIKDSGHVVMLEHADEVNAALARFLESLGKPEER is encoded by the coding sequence GTGAGCTATCGCATTCCGCGTCCTCGGACCGCTGTGGGCCGGGTCGCGGGGATCGTCGGAGCTGCGGTCGGGGTCGCCGCGGCGGGCCTGGCGGCCGGCGTCGCGACCGAGCGCACCCTGGTCCGCCGCCTCAAGGCCGACCCGGCCGACCGCTACGCGCACGAGGAGTTCGGCGAGCAGCGGTACGACGAGGTGTTCCGTCTCGAACTGCCGGACGGCACGGACATCCACGTCGAGGTGGTCGAGCCGACCAGGCCGGTGCCGGGGCACCCGACGGTCGTGCTGGTGCACGGCTTCTGCCTGGACATGGGGACGTTCCACTTCCAGCGCCAGATGCTCGCCGCGCGCGGTGACTACCGGGTCGTGGCGTACGACCAGCCCGGTCACGGTCGGTCCGGTCGGCTGGAGTCCGGGGAGTACGACCTGGCGGTGCTCGGCCGGACGCTGCGCCAGGTGATCGACCGAACCGCCCCGGACGGGCCGCTGGTGCTGGTCGGCCATTCGATGGGCGGTATGACCATCATGGCGTTCGCCGAGCTGTTTCCGGAGTTGTTCGGTGACCGGGTGGTGGGCACCGTCCTGATGGCCACGTCGGGCGGGCTCATCGCGGAGACCAAGCTGGTCGCGCCCGCGTTGCTCGGTCGGGTCGGTGGCCCGGTGCTGTACATGGTCAGCAACGCCACCCGGTACGGCGGACCGGTGATCGAGAAGGCCCGCAAGTCGACGTCGAACGTGGCCTGGCTGTTGACCCGCAAGTATGGCTTCGGCACCCGAAAGCCCAGCCCTACGCTGGTGTCCTATGTGGAGACGATGAACTCTCGGACGTCGGCCGACACGGTGACCCGCTATCTGCGGACCCTGGCCACTCACTCGCGCTTCCCGGCTCTCGCGGCGTTGGCCGCGACGCCGGTGTTGGTGGTGGTCGGCGACAAGGACATGATCACGCCGGTGACCCACTCCGAGGAGATCGTCCGGCGGCTGCCGCACGCGGAGTTCGTCAAGATCAAGGACAGCGGTCACGTGGTGATGCTGGAGCACGCTGACGAGGTCAACGCCGCGCTCGCGCGGTTCCTCGAGTCACTCGGGAAGCCGGAGGAACGGTGA
- the alr gene encoding alanine racemase yields MWQAEVRVDLDAIRENVSRLRSGTNAELMAVVKADGYGHGMLPAARAALDAGADWLGVCTLDEALTLRRAGVTVPVLAWLLAPGLPLHEGVSAGVDLGAGSLPQLDEMIEASRLAGRPARLHLKIDTGLSRGGATVADWPALLDAAAKAQADGLVEVVGVWSHFVYADMPGHPTTDRQLAVFHEGLSMVERAGLRPRWRHLANSAATLTRPDTHFDLVRPGLAIYGLSPVAGETYGLRPAMTARARVMLTKRVPAGTGVSYGHTYTTEAAANLAVVPLGYADGVPRHASNTGPVQLAGARRTISGRVCMDQFVIDCGDDPVADGDVATLFGSGVDGEPTADDWAEAVGTINYEIVTRFGSTRVPRVYDGERP; encoded by the coding sequence ATGTGGCAGGCCGAGGTACGCGTCGACCTTGACGCGATCCGCGAGAACGTGAGCCGACTCCGCTCCGGCACCAATGCCGAGCTGATGGCGGTGGTGAAGGCCGACGGGTACGGCCATGGCATGCTCCCCGCCGCCCGCGCGGCGCTCGACGCCGGGGCGGACTGGCTCGGTGTCTGCACCCTCGACGAGGCGCTCACCCTGCGTCGGGCCGGGGTGACCGTGCCGGTGCTGGCCTGGCTGCTCGCGCCGGGGCTGCCTCTGCACGAGGGGGTCAGCGCCGGGGTGGACCTGGGCGCGGGCAGCCTGCCGCAGCTGGACGAGATGATCGAGGCGAGCCGGCTCGCCGGGCGTCCGGCCCGCCTGCACCTGAAGATCGACACCGGGCTGTCCCGGGGCGGGGCGACCGTCGCCGACTGGCCGGCGCTGCTGGACGCCGCCGCGAAGGCGCAGGCCGACGGCCTGGTCGAGGTGGTCGGCGTGTGGAGCCACTTCGTGTACGCGGACATGCCCGGTCACCCCACGACCGACCGTCAGCTGGCCGTCTTCCACGAAGGGCTGTCCATGGTCGAGCGGGCCGGGCTGCGGCCGCGCTGGCGGCACCTCGCCAACTCGGCGGCCACCCTGACCCGCCCGGACACCCATTTCGACCTGGTCCGCCCCGGCCTGGCCATCTACGGTCTCTCCCCGGTGGCCGGTGAGACGTACGGGCTGCGGCCGGCCATGACCGCGCGCGCCCGGGTGATGCTCACCAAGCGGGTGCCCGCCGGCACCGGCGTCTCGTACGGGCACACCTACACGACGGAAGCCGCCGCGAACCTGGCGGTGGTGCCGCTCGGGTACGCCGACGGGGTTCCCCGGCACGCCTCCAACACCGGACCGGTGCAGCTCGCTGGCGCACGGCGGACGATCTCGGGGCGGGTCTGCATGGACCAGTTCGTGATCGACTGCGGCGACGACCCGGTGGCCGACGGCGACGTGGCGACGCTCTTCGGCAGCGGCGTCGACGGCGAGCCGACGGCCGATGACTGGGCCGAGGCGGTCGGCACGATCAACTACGAGATCGTCACCCGGTTCGGCAGCACGCGCGTGCCCAGGGTCTATGACGGCGAGCGGCCGTGA